Proteins from one Flavobacterium sp. N2038 genomic window:
- a CDS encoding 2TM domain-containing protein produces MERDFDNDPEKNELRQIASRKVVKLKSFYIHAFFYSIGLILFTLKNYFGLPLNVFPVQYLNNLVMIVWSTAFLVSAVDIFASSKIFGEEWEERKLKSILEKKEKKQKWE; encoded by the coding sequence ATGGAAAGAGATTTTGATAATGACCCGGAAAAAAATGAATTGCGGCAAATTGCCAGCAGGAAAGTAGTTAAACTTAAATCATTTTACATACATGCTTTTTTCTATAGTATTGGATTGATTTTGTTTACTTTAAAGAACTATTTTGGACTTCCTTTGAATGTGTTTCCAGTCCAGTATCTAAATAATTTAGTAATGATAGTTTGGAGTACTGCATTTTTGGTATCTGCAGTGGATATATTTGCTTCTTCTAAAATTTTTGGAGAAGAATGGGAGGAACGTAAGCTGAAAAGCATCTTAGAGAAAAAAGAGAAAAAACAAAAATGGGAGTAA
- a CDS encoding DinB family protein has translation MSESKRISNLYQSIYDGNPWLEVTLANTLKNVTAEQAYRKINPNLNTIWEIVNHLIQWRRNILERMQGEVVQAPGHNYFVPVLDPSEAAWEQSLQTLAKSQESWNAFFEDFNDDHLAKIYVNNGHTYYEHLHGIIQHDVYHLGQIVILKKLL, from the coding sequence ATGTCAGAAAGTAAGAGAATTTCAAATTTATATCAATCCATTTATGATGGAAATCCGTGGCTGGAGGTTACCTTGGCAAATACTCTAAAAAATGTAACCGCAGAACAAGCTTACAGAAAGATAAATCCAAATCTAAATACGATTTGGGAAATTGTAAATCACCTTATACAATGGAGAAGAAATATTTTAGAACGCATGCAGGGAGAAGTTGTACAAGCTCCCGGGCATAATTATTTTGTTCCCGTTTTAGATCCATCTGAAGCCGCCTGGGAACAATCACTTCAAACATTGGCGAAATCACAGGAATCCTGGAATGCATTTTTTGAGGATTTTAATGATGATCATTTAGCCAAAATATATGTTAATAATGGCCATACTTATTATGAGCATCTTCACGGAATTATTCAGCACGATGTGTATCATTTAGGGCAGATTGTTATTTTGAAGAAACTGCTCTAA
- a CDS encoding VOC family protein yields MLTLNKIHHIAILCSDYEKSKYFYTQVLGLTIIREIYREERQSYKLDLALNGSYVVELFSFPNPPQRPSRPEAVGLRHLAFEVINLEETIAFLNSKNIESEPIRIDETTDKRFTFIADPDLLPIEFYER; encoded by the coding sequence ATGCTTACTCTAAACAAAATACATCATATTGCCATATTATGCTCTGATTACGAAAAATCAAAGTATTTCTATACCCAGGTTTTAGGCCTAACTATTATTCGTGAAATTTATCGTGAAGAGCGTCAGTCTTATAAGTTAGATCTGGCTTTAAATGGTTCCTATGTTGTCGAATTATTTTCATTCCCAAATCCGCCACAACGACCTTCAAGGCCTGAAGCAGTTGGTTTACGCCATTTGGCTTTTGAAGTAATTAATCTGGAAGAAACTATTGCTTTTTTAAATTCAAAAAACATTGAATCGGAACCTATCAGAATCGACGAAACTACCGATAAACGTTTCACTTTTATTGCAGATCCTGATTTGTTGCCAATTGAGTTTTACGAAAGATAG
- a CDS encoding plasmid pRiA4b ORF-3 family protein has product MVYKFRVILDAEEDIFRDIAILEEDTLEDLHNAIFNAFGFDGSEVASFYTCDETWNQEDEIPLFDTGDVPGEIRTMNDYPLSSILDKENTKIIYVYDFISMWTFLVELAAIDEESAGAIYPETLFSHGEMPDEATEKSFEADMHDDIYGEFEDDLDEDDLDMFEGDDSFEDYGFEENWN; this is encoded by the coding sequence ATGGTTTATAAATTTAGAGTTATTCTAGACGCTGAAGAAGATATTTTCAGAGACATTGCAATTCTTGAAGAAGATACTCTTGAGGATTTACACAATGCGATCTTCAATGCTTTTGGTTTTGACGGATCAGAAGTAGCTTCGTTTTACACTTGCGACGAAACCTGGAATCAGGAAGATGAAATTCCACTTTTTGATACCGGCGATGTTCCTGGCGAAATCAGAACCATGAACGATTATCCATTATCTAGTATTTTAGATAAAGAAAACACAAAGATTATCTACGTTTATGATTTCATCAGCATGTGGACTTTCTTAGTTGAATTGGCTGCTATCGATGAAGAATCTGCTGGAGCAATCTATCCTGAAACTTTATTCTCGCACGGAGAAATGCCTGACGAAGCAACTGAGAAAAGCTTTGAAGCAGATATGCACGATGATATCTATGGAGAATTTGAAGACGATTTAGACGAAGATGATCTTGATATGTTTGAAGGCGACGACAGTTTTGAGGATTATGGTTTTGAGGAAAACTGGAATTAG
- a CDS encoding TonB-dependent receptor, with amino-acid sequence MKTKLIFTISFLFFTAVIFAQNTISGKVTDQKGKPVPGANIYLDGTYDGATSSETGEFSFETTTTGNQTIIVSFLLYETFKTEIDVANYKNQTIKLRENVNTLDAVVITAGTLESGDKARVSVLKPLDIVTTAGSAGNIVAALQTLPGTQTVGEDGRLFVRGGEASETQTFVDGLRVAQPYGATTNNLPTRSRFSPFLFSGIAFSTGGYSAEYGEALSSVLLLNTQDEPDQNKTDIALMTVGLGVGNTQKWKKSSFSINANYINLAPYQAVIPQNVDWNNPYQSLGGEAVYRYNFERGIFKFYAAFDSEKFDLNQKNVNFADPIRTDLNNNNFYLNASYKGDFGTGWQLTSGVSYGYSKNKIKYDINDVDSDENAMQLKLKLRKNISNYFKLSFGADYFITKFNENFDDNIAVKVANGYDSNIAAFYTEGDILFSKKLAMKIGLRYSNNSLLNENNVAPRASIAYKVSKTSQFSFAYGDFSQTPVVDYIKFSKYHQFESEKAQHYILNYQFTKPGQTFRAEAYYKDYSNLVQYNTKDIQYNSVFNNNGSGYAKGLDVFWRDSNLYKNLEYWISYSYIDSERLYKNFPTMATPNFIANHSLSVVTKYFIADWKSQVGFTNSFSTGRPYNDPNQTQFMNGKTKTYNSLSFNWAYLLTTQKILYFSVSNVLGTKNIYGYDYAKLPDASGVYQRQAVTPTADRFFFVGFFWTISQNKNENQLKNL; translated from the coding sequence ATGAAAACCAAATTAATTTTTACAATAAGCTTTTTATTTTTTACCGCAGTAATTTTTGCTCAAAATACAATTTCGGGTAAAGTTACAGATCAAAAAGGAAAACCGGTTCCGGGAGCAAATATCTATTTGGATGGGACTTATGACGGAGCAACAAGTTCTGAAACCGGAGAATTTTCTTTTGAAACCACTACAACAGGAAATCAAACTATAATTGTTAGTTTTTTACTTTACGAAACTTTCAAAACAGAAATTGATGTTGCTAATTACAAAAATCAAACAATAAAACTAAGAGAGAATGTTAATACTCTTGATGCCGTTGTAATTACTGCCGGAACATTAGAATCCGGAGATAAAGCCAGAGTTTCAGTCTTAAAACCTCTTGATATTGTAACAACAGCAGGTTCGGCAGGAAATATCGTTGCAGCCTTGCAAACGCTACCAGGAACGCAAACTGTAGGTGAAGATGGGCGCTTGTTTGTACGTGGAGGAGAAGCGAGCGAAACGCAGACTTTTGTAGACGGGCTACGTGTGGCGCAACCGTATGGCGCAACTACCAATAATTTACCAACAAGAAGTAGATTTTCGCCTTTTTTGTTTAGCGGAATTGCATTTTCAACAGGAGGTTATTCTGCCGAATATGGAGAAGCTTTATCAAGTGTTTTACTTTTGAATACACAAGATGAACCGGACCAGAATAAAACAGATATTGCTTTAATGACTGTTGGTTTAGGAGTTGGGAATACTCAAAAATGGAAAAAAAGCTCTTTTAGTATCAATGCCAATTATATTAATCTGGCGCCATATCAGGCAGTAATTCCGCAAAATGTAGATTGGAATAATCCGTATCAATCTTTAGGAGGAGAAGCAGTTTACAGATATAATTTTGAACGGGGAATTTTTAAATTTTATGCCGCTTTCGATTCAGAGAAATTTGACTTAAATCAGAAAAATGTAAATTTTGCAGATCCAATCAGAACCGATTTAAACAATAATAATTTTTACCTGAATGCTTCTTACAAAGGAGATTTTGGAACAGGCTGGCAACTTACATCAGGAGTGAGCTACGGTTACAGTAAAAATAAAATCAAGTATGATATAAATGATGTTGATAGCGACGAAAATGCTATGCAATTGAAATTGAAATTGAGAAAAAATATTTCGAACTACTTTAAATTATCTTTTGGAGCAGATTATTTTATCACAAAATTCAATGAAAATTTCGATGATAATATTGCTGTCAAAGTTGCAAACGGTTACGATTCTAATATTGCCGCTTTTTATACAGAAGGAGATATTTTATTCTCTAAAAAATTAGCGATGAAAATAGGTTTGAGATATTCGAACAACAGTTTATTAAATGAAAATAATGTTGCTCCAAGAGCTTCTATTGCTTACAAAGTTTCAAAAACAAGCCAGTTTTCATTTGCTTATGGAGATTTTAGCCAGACTCCGGTTGTTGATTATATTAAATTCTCTAAATACCATCAGTTTGAAAGTGAGAAAGCACAACACTATATTTTAAACTATCAATTTACAAAACCGGGACAAACTTTTAGAGCAGAGGCTTATTATAAAGATTACAGCAATTTAGTTCAATATAATACAAAAGATATTCAATACAATTCGGTTTTCAATAATAACGGTTCAGGATATGCAAAAGGACTTGATGTATTTTGGAGAGACAGTAATTTGTACAAAAATTTAGAATATTGGATTTCGTATTCTTATATAGATTCAGAAAGATTGTATAAAAACTTTCCAACAATGGCAACACCAAATTTCATTGCTAATCACAGTTTGTCGGTAGTAACAAAGTACTTTATTGCAGACTGGAAATCACAAGTAGGTTTTACTAACAGTTTTAGTACCGGAAGACCTTATAATGATCCAAATCAAACTCAGTTTATGAACGGAAAAACTAAAACGTATAATAGTTTAAGTTTTAACTGGGCTTATTTGTTGACAACACAAAAAATCTTGTATTTCTCTGTTTCGAATGTATTAGGAACAAAAAATATTTACGGATATGACTATGCTAAATTACCGGATGCAAGTGGAGTTTATCAAAGACAAGCTGTAACACCAACTGCTGACAGATTCTTTTTTGTTGGTTTCTTCTGGACCATCAGTCAGAATAAAAATGAGAATCAATTGAAGAACTTATAA
- a CDS encoding YciI family protein, with protein sequence MKNSLFILAILLFSAIGFSQETEVKYDEALAKSLHADEYGMKKYVFCLLKSGTNTTASKEETKKLFEGHMANIGKLAKEGKLVVAGPFMKNDRNYRGIYIFNVETIDEAKALVATDPAIKANLLEAELTPWYCTAALQETVKIHDKIAKTKM encoded by the coding sequence ATGAAAAACTCACTTTTTATTCTCGCAATATTGCTTTTCAGTGCAATCGGATTTTCGCAGGAAACTGAAGTTAAATATGATGAAGCTTTGGCAAAATCACTTCATGCTGATGAATACGGAATGAAGAAATATGTCTTCTGTCTTTTAAAATCCGGAACCAATACAACAGCTTCTAAAGAAGAAACCAAAAAATTATTTGAAGGTCACATGGCAAATATTGGTAAATTAGCCAAAGAAGGAAAACTGGTTGTAGCCGGACCTTTTATGAAAAATGACAGAAACTATCGCGGTATTTATATTTTTAATGTAGAAACGATAGACGAAGCCAAAGCTCTTGTTGCAACTGACCCTGCCATAAAAGCCAATTTACTCGAAGCTGAATTAACGCCCTGGTATTGTACCGCAGCTTTGCAGGAAACTGTAAAAATACACGACAAAATTGCCAAGACGAAAATGTAA
- a CDS encoding DUF2141 domain-containing protein encodes MTKIITIITLFICSLMSAQNVKLTVTVSGLKNDTGIVKVGLYNSDDTFLKTTYKSLSSEIKNNEVVVTFDNLPAGEYAISTYHDENNNGKLDRNAMGAPSEAYAASNNAKGFMGPPAYKDAKFVVDKDSKIEITL; translated from the coding sequence ATGACCAAAATTATTACAATAATCACATTATTTATCTGCAGTTTGATGTCTGCTCAAAATGTAAAACTAACTGTTACCGTTTCAGGTTTAAAAAACGATACAGGAATTGTTAAAGTAGGTTTGTACAACTCAGACGATACATTTCTCAAAACGACCTATAAAAGTCTTAGTTCTGAAATTAAAAACAACGAAGTAGTTGTAACATTTGATAATCTTCCAGCAGGAGAATATGCGATTTCGACCTATCATGATGAAAACAATAACGGAAAACTGGATAGAAATGCGATGGGAGCACCTTCTGAAGCTTACGCTGCTTCAAACAATGCTAAAGGATTTATGGGGCCTCCTGCCTATAAAGATGCTAAATTTGTTGTTGATAAAGATTCAAAAATTGAAATAACATTATAA
- a CDS encoding histidine kinase — MKDHRNAFSDLKSGTIVCFKISMVFTVIFSAFLGDSLNFQNVLLTFLLSSLYSFGLGFGNGFLSVLLDKKWDWLEQTNLRVYYGILVTVLYTVPAVLAINYIVFIVAQKRPVEDFFGERMIWNHVFYIILSLGVSTFMQARSFMVKWKQASKFEITQQKIIAGTANAKFESLKNQIDPHFLFNSLNVLSSLIEENPDNAQRFTTSLSKIYRYVLEQKDKELVSVEDELSFAKTYMNLLKMRFENSLFYELPTTNINPDAKVVPLSLQLLLENTVKHNVVSEQKPLHIRIFIDGDYLAIQNDFQKKEVLQDRQGVGLQNIVNRYGIVTNRKVLIEQNEQTFTVKIPILTKQITVMENNAEYTDENKAYFRAKKRVEELKGFYANVISYCCVIPCLIFVNLTFSPGFQWFWFSALGWGFGVVMHAFKVFGYSTNWEERKIREILERENNKQSWK, encoded by the coding sequence ATGAAAGATCATAGAAATGCATTTTCGGATTTAAAAAGTGGAACAATTGTATGTTTTAAAATTTCTATGGTCTTTACGGTAATCTTCTCAGCTTTTTTGGGAGATAGTTTAAATTTTCAAAATGTATTACTAACTTTTTTATTAAGCTCTCTTTATTCTTTCGGGCTGGGATTTGGTAATGGTTTTTTAAGTGTGCTTTTGGATAAAAAGTGGGATTGGCTGGAACAGACAAATTTGAGAGTTTACTACGGTATTCTGGTTACAGTTTTATATACGGTTCCGGCTGTTTTAGCAATAAATTATATTGTTTTTATTGTAGCCCAAAAGCGACCGGTAGAAGACTTTTTTGGAGAGAGAATGATTTGGAACCATGTTTTTTATATCATTTTATCGCTTGGAGTTTCGACTTTTATGCAAGCCAGAAGTTTCATGGTAAAATGGAAACAAGCATCAAAGTTTGAAATAACACAACAAAAGATTATTGCAGGAACAGCAAATGCTAAATTCGAAAGTTTAAAAAATCAAATTGACCCGCATTTTCTTTTTAATAGTTTGAATGTTTTAAGTTCTTTAATCGAAGAAAATCCAGATAATGCACAACGATTTACCACTTCTTTATCTAAGATTTATCGCTACGTTTTAGAGCAAAAAGACAAAGAATTGGTTTCTGTTGAAGACGAACTGTCATTTGCAAAAACGTATATGAATTTGTTGAAAATGCGTTTTGAGAATAGTTTATTTTACGAATTACCAACGACAAATATAAATCCAGATGCAAAAGTAGTTCCTTTATCATTACAGCTTTTACTCGAAAATACGGTAAAGCATAATGTTGTAAGCGAGCAAAAACCATTACATATTCGAATTTTTATTGATGGAGATTATTTGGCAATTCAGAATGATTTTCAGAAAAAAGAAGTTCTTCAGGACAGACAGGGAGTTGGATTGCAAAATATTGTAAACCGATACGGAATTGTAACCAACAGAAAAGTTTTGATCGAACAAAATGAACAAACATTTACAGTTAAAATTCCAATTTTAACGAAACAAATTACGGTTATGGAAAATAATGCAGAATATACAGATGAAAATAAAGCTTATTTCAGAGCTAAAAAAAGAGTAGAAGAATTAAAAGGATTTTATGCCAATGTCATTTCATATTGTTGTGTGATTCCTTGTTTGATCTTCGTGAATTTGACCTTTTCGCCAGGATTTCAATGGTTTTGGTTTTCGGCTTTAGGTTGGGGATTTGGAGTTGTAATGCATGCTTTTAAAGTTTTTGGCTACAGCACAAATTGGGAAGAACGAAAAATTAGAGAAATTTTGGAAAGAGAAAATAACAAGCAAAGTTGGAAATAA
- a CDS encoding nucleoid-associated protein: MINLFNTHIETLSIHRVGNKSRNEAIFLSEQPFNLNDEIVPLIKEYFFKPFREKEENYYQFAHEVDLDYNDMFKYTTELFDNPSNAQEISKKITKHLYEQSNHPHIKNGEVYVTYLTNLSIDNNVVDAIGIFKSELQADFLQFEEKDSNLEMILQQGINLSKLDKGCLIFNYKKEEGYKILTVDSNRYDARYWLEHFLSVDAFEDENFITKKYLKFCQNFAKDVVLPAEDKKEEVMFMNRSVNYFAKNDQFEEQNFLNEVLDNPDLIPEFKNYKVDKGEKYSIEDVTSFPIANAAVSDARKSIKNVINLDTHIQIKMDFINPESAEKFVEKGWDEEKQMYYYLVYFNKEEKS, encoded by the coding sequence ATGATAAATTTATTCAATACCCACATCGAAACCCTTTCGATACACCGCGTAGGAAACAAAAGCCGTAACGAAGCTATTTTTTTGTCAGAACAACCATTTAATTTAAATGATGAAATTGTTCCATTGATTAAAGAATACTTCTTTAAACCTTTTAGAGAGAAAGAAGAAAACTATTATCAATTTGCGCACGAAGTAGATTTAGACTATAATGACATGTTTAAATATACAACTGAGTTATTTGACAATCCTTCTAATGCACAGGAGATTTCTAAAAAAATCACAAAACATTTATACGAGCAGTCAAATCATCCGCATATTAAAAACGGAGAGGTTTATGTAACCTATTTGACTAATCTAAGTATTGACAATAATGTTGTTGATGCTATCGGAATTTTTAAAAGTGAGCTGCAGGCCGACTTTTTGCAATTTGAAGAAAAAGACAGTAATCTGGAAATGATTCTGCAACAAGGAATTAACCTGAGCAAATTAGATAAAGGATGTTTGATCTTTAATTATAAAAAAGAAGAAGGGTACAAAATTTTAACTGTTGACAGCAATCGTTATGACGCTCGTTACTGGTTAGAGCACTTTTTATCTGTTGATGCTTTTGAAGATGAAAACTTCATCACCAAAAAATACCTTAAATTCTGTCAAAACTTCGCAAAAGATGTTGTTTTACCAGCAGAAGACAAGAAAGAGGAAGTAATGTTTATGAACCGATCAGTGAATTATTTCGCCAAAAATGATCAGTTTGAAGAACAAAATTTCCTTAATGAAGTATTAGACAATCCGGACTTAATTCCTGAATTCAAAAACTATAAAGTTGATAAAGGAGAAAAATACAGCATCGAAGATGTAACCTCATTCCCTATTGCTAACGCAGCAGTTTCTGACGCCAGAAAATCGATTAAAAATGTAATTAATCTGGATACACACATTCAGATCAAAATGGATTTTATTAATCCTGAAAGTGCAGAAAAATTTGTTGAAAAAGGCTGGGATGAAGAAAAACAAATGTATTACTACTTAGTTTACTTCAACAAAGAAGAAAAAAGCTAG
- a CDS encoding chloride channel protein has protein sequence MRIKLLLMNKTAQIKKNHQFIKFRKLVIVSILIGFLSAFLGISLKKITEYYEEIFFHQVSVHPIFYIIFPVFGLSVIYFLRQYLFKKKENKGIKEVFESTASKSKNLPSYKIPSHFINGLLTVIFGGSTGIEVSTVVATATIGSVAHEKENVFRQYKTELICAGVAAGVTALFSSPIAGILFALEVISRKVTRAFILSNVIAVSIAFGLLTILKEEPLFAVSIVTWHLKAIPYFILLGILAGINSVYLTRCVLFFKSQFGKIDTHYYKILIGSAVLSISLFIFPQLYGEGYHAIKGIFGNADQVQLTITLALTFIGILILKPIVTSITLASGGDGGVFAPSLFIGAFLGLLLASILNSFFHVNVIPVNFMIIGMAAVLSASIHAPFTAIFLVCGLTNDYTLFFPILVVCLISKYTAKAIYPYTVYSYSPSLIK, from the coding sequence ATGCGAATCAAATTACTTCTGATGAACAAAACGGCGCAAATCAAAAAAAATCATCAATTTATCAAATTTCGAAAATTAGTTATTGTTTCTATCTTAATTGGCTTTCTTTCAGCCTTTCTCGGAATTTCTCTAAAAAAAATAACCGAATATTATGAAGAAATTTTCTTTCATCAAGTATCAGTTCATCCAATATTCTACATCATTTTTCCTGTTTTTGGATTGTCAGTAATTTATTTTCTGAGACAATACCTTTTTAAGAAAAAAGAAAACAAAGGAATCAAAGAAGTTTTTGAAAGTACAGCTTCTAAATCTAAAAATCTTCCTTCCTATAAAATTCCGTCCCACTTTATAAACGGCTTATTAACTGTTATTTTTGGAGGATCAACCGGAATCGAAGTTTCTACCGTAGTTGCAACTGCAACAATTGGTTCTGTTGCTCATGAAAAAGAAAATGTCTTTCGCCAATACAAAACAGAATTAATCTGTGCTGGTGTTGCTGCCGGAGTTACAGCACTTTTCAGTAGTCCGATTGCGGGGATCTTGTTTGCTCTTGAAGTTATTTCAAGAAAAGTAACACGTGCTTTTATCCTTTCAAATGTAATTGCAGTTTCTATTGCTTTTGGTTTATTGACAATTTTAAAAGAAGAACCTTTGTTTGCCGTTTCAATTGTAACATGGCATTTAAAAGCTATTCCATATTTTATTCTATTGGGAATTTTAGCCGGTATTAATTCCGTTTATTTAACTCGTTGCGTTTTATTCTTTAAATCACAATTTGGTAAAATAGACACTCATTATTATAAAATTCTAATTGGTTCAGCAGTTCTTAGTATATCTTTATTCATTTTCCCACAATTGTATGGTGAAGGTTATCATGCCATAAAAGGAATTTTCGGAAATGCGGATCAAGTTCAATTAACCATAACTTTAGCCTTAACTTTTATCGGAATATTAATTTTAAAACCAATTGTAACTTCAATTACGCTGGCTTCAGGAGGCGATGGTGGTGTTTTTGCTCCTAGTTTATTTATTGGGGCTTTTTTAGGATTATTATTAGCTTCTATTTTAAACAGTTTTTTTCATGTAAATGTAATTCCTGTAAACTTTATGATCATCGGAATGGCTGCTGTTCTTAGCGCCAGTATCCACGCGCCTTTTACAGCAATATTTTTAGTCTGCGGATTAACAAACGATTATACTTTATTTTTTCCAATTCTTGTAGTTTGTTTGATTTCAAAATATACTGCAAAAGCAATTTATCCATATACCGTATACAGTTATTCTCCAAGCTTAATTAAATAA
- a CDS encoding HPP family protein: MPTEKIKRSYRKTRYILYKETLIDYKEHFWSFLGSFVGIGILAYLESSQFTGSDVVYLIGSFGASSVLIYGIIQSPFSQPRNLIGGHLISAFIGVTVNKLVPDIVWISAPLAVSLSIIFMQITKTLHPPGGATALIAVTGSAQIKALGYMYVISPVLIGVLILFITALFFNNITSSRSYPSHSTYHKHYHKIRKRLTGK; this comes from the coding sequence ATGCCCACAGAAAAAATAAAAAGAAGTTATCGTAAAACACGTTATATTCTTTACAAAGAAACTTTAATAGACTATAAAGAACATTTTTGGTCATTCTTAGGTTCGTTTGTCGGAATTGGAATTCTGGCATATCTTGAATCTTCACAATTTACAGGGAGCGATGTTGTTTATTTAATTGGCTCTTTTGGTGCTTCGAGTGTTTTGATTTATGGAATTATTCAAAGTCCATTTTCACAGCCCAGAAATTTAATTGGAGGTCATCTTATTTCAGCATTTATAGGTGTTACAGTAAATAAACTGGTACCAGATATTGTCTGGATTTCGGCTCCTCTTGCTGTTTCTCTTTCAATTATTTTCATGCAGATTACCAAAACATTGCATCCGCCAGGAGGTGCAACAGCATTAATTGCGGTTACAGGTTCAGCACAAATAAAAGCTTTAGGTTATATGTATGTGATTTCACCAGTTCTAATTGGCGTTTTAATTTTATTTATAACCGCTTTATTTTTTAACAACATTACTTCAAGCAGAAGTTATCCGAGTCACAGTACTTATCACAAACATTATCATAAAATTAGAAAGAGATTGACAGGGAAGTAA
- a CDS encoding four helix bundle protein produces the protein MKTFRDLLIWQKSMNLVTEIYQLTNSFPKEEIYGLSSQIRRCSISIPSNIAEGYGRDGNSDYLRFLNISISSLFEMQTQLEISFNLKYITEYQFSKINGESRELERMLSSFIRRIKDRK, from the coding sequence ATGAAAACTTTTCGCGACCTTTTAATCTGGCAAAAATCTATGAATCTGGTAACTGAAATTTACCAATTAACAAATTCATTCCCAAAAGAAGAAATTTATGGACTATCTTCACAAATTAGAAGATGTTCAATATCAATACCAAGTAACATTGCGGAGGGATATGGCAGAGATGGAAATAGTGACTATTTGAGGTTTTTAAATATTTCAATTTCGTCATTATTTGAAATGCAGACTCAGCTTGAAATTTCATTCAATCTAAAATATATAACCGAGTACCAATTCAGTAAAATAAATGGAGAAAGCAGAGAATTAGAACGAATGTTAAGCTCTTTTATTCGAAGAATAAAAGACCGAAAATAA
- a CDS encoding sugar O-acetyltransferase encodes MKTEKEKMIAGEYYLPGDPVLVKDRRKAKILLHTLNVKEYRLTKKAKEILKELIPNSGSNFYIEPPFHCDYGYNITCGDNVYFNVNCVILDSCPVNIGSNVFFAPNVQIYTATHPLNAELRKSLENAEPISIGDDCWIGGNSVICPGVTIGKGCVIGAGSVVAKDIPDNSLAVGNPAKVIRKLNQEPESKK; translated from the coding sequence ATGAAAACAGAAAAAGAAAAAATGATTGCGGGAGAATATTACTTGCCAGGAGACCCCGTTTTGGTAAAAGACCGCCGAAAAGCAAAAATTTTATTGCATACCTTAAATGTAAAAGAATACCGCTTGACCAAAAAAGCCAAAGAAATTTTAAAAGAATTGATTCCTAATTCTGGCAGCAATTTTTATATAGAACCTCCCTTTCACTGTGATTATGGATACAATATAACTTGTGGCGACAATGTTTATTTTAATGTCAATTGTGTTATTCTTGATAGCTGCCCCGTAAATATTGGATCAAATGTTTTTTTTGCACCAAATGTTCAAATCTACACTGCGACTCATCCTCTTAATGCTGAATTGAGAAAATCTTTAGAAAACGCTGAACCAATTTCAATTGGCGACGACTGCTGGATTGGCGGAAATTCTGTTATTTGTCCGGGAGTTACAATTGGAAAAGGCTGTGTTATTGGTGCCGGATCTGTTGTTGCAAAAGATATTCCGGACAATTCATTGGCCGTTGGAAATCCGGCAAAAGTAATCCGTAAATTAAATCAGGAACCTGAATCAAAAAAATAA